The sequence below is a genomic window from Candidatus Acidiferrales bacterium.
AACACGTCGTCGGCGAGATCAATCTTCCCGACGGTCTTGCCATCCAGATTTTTTACGTCCAGTACGGCCATGTTCGTCTCGCTATTCCGATTTCTTTGCTTTATGAATATAAATGTACGCGCCCGCGGGGCCCGGCACTGCGCCGCGCACGAGCAGCAGATTTTCGTCCGTGTCAATTTTCACGACGCGCAAATTCTTCGACGTCTTGCGCACGTTTCCCAAATGCCCGGGAAAGTGCTGGTTCTTCCAGACACGCGACGGAAACGAACTCGCCCCAATGCCACCCGGCGCGCGATGAAACATCGAACCGTGCGTGTTGTCGCCTCCGGCATAATGCCAGCGCTTGACGCCGCCGGCGAAGCCGCGGCCTTTGCTGATTCCGGCGACGTCGACAAGCTCGCCGACTTTGAAGCCATCGACGAGCACGCGGTCGCCAGTTTTGGTTTCATCCTTCGACTCTTCCAGCCGAAATTCTCCGAGGAAGCGCATGGGCGCAACGCCGGCCTTTTTGAAGTGCCCGGTCATGGCTTTATTCACGCGCTGCGGCTTGATAAATTCCACGAGCCCCAACTGCACCGCGTCGTAACCATGCTTGTCTTTCGAGCGGCGCTCGACGACTACGCACGGCCCAGCTTGCAGTACAGTGCATGGAATCGACGTGCCGTCTTCGCCGAAGACCTGCGTCATTCCCAACTTGATTCCCAATATTCCGTTGACTGCCATAGTCCTTGTTCTTCCC
It includes:
- the rplC gene encoding 50S ribosomal protein L3, whose translation is MAVNGILGIKLGMTQVFGEDGTSIPCTVLQAGPCVVVERRSKDKHGYDAVQLGLVEFIKPQRVNKAMTGHFKKAGVAPMRFLGEFRLEESKDETKTGDRVLVDGFKVGELVDVAGISKGRGFAGGVKRWHYAGGDNTHGSMFHRAPGGIGASSFPSRVWKNQHFPGHLGNVRKTSKNLRVVKIDTDENLLLVRGAVPGPAGAYIYIHKAKKSE